A single Rubrivivax gelatinosus IL144 DNA region contains:
- a CDS encoding lanthionine synthetase C family protein yields MSVVLLDPSRHEPLAAAWSEAAARQSLARIVASALDEADALGWPAHPLDDPESPDDHRHALYEGAGGVLWTLRRLVQDGAIADSPRRRALEDRLLDGLVERNAAARKPDERGSFWLGDTGLELLAWQVTKDAATLDRLEALLTAQLDHPSLESLWSFPGSALAAVHLAEQDGGARWRSLAEAAVARLQATLIADPETGTPVWEQDLYGRRVRWLGAGHGLAGNVYLALRARRLVPEAAVASLLDGAYTTLAATALRGEGEQRGAWNWHPMIDAARVAGRLPLLQDCHGSPGILARLADAPRTPEWDELLLAAGEAVWLAGPLNKGPSLCHGTAGNALALLRLAERSGDDRWRERGLAMLAHAAAQVETARAHHGRGRPSLWTGDLGVAWVLAEALAGRARLALLDVF; encoded by the coding sequence GTGAGCGTCGTTCTTCTCGACCCTTCGCGCCACGAGCCGCTGGCGGCGGCCTGGTCCGAAGCCGCGGCCCGCCAGTCGCTGGCGCGCATCGTCGCATCGGCGCTGGACGAAGCCGACGCGCTCGGCTGGCCCGCCCACCCGCTGGACGACCCCGAATCGCCCGACGACCACCGCCACGCGCTCTACGAGGGCGCCGGCGGCGTGCTGTGGACGCTGCGCCGGCTGGTGCAGGACGGCGCGATCGCCGATTCGCCGCGGCGCCGGGCGCTGGAAGACCGCCTGCTCGACGGCCTCGTCGAACGCAACGCCGCGGCGCGCAAGCCCGACGAACGCGGTTCGTTCTGGCTCGGCGACACCGGGCTGGAACTGCTGGCCTGGCAGGTGACGAAAGACGCCGCGACGCTGGACCGGCTGGAGGCGCTGCTGACGGCGCAACTCGATCACCCGTCGCTGGAGTCGCTGTGGAGCTTCCCGGGCAGCGCGCTGGCCGCGGTGCACCTGGCCGAGCAAGACGGTGGCGCACGCTGGCGCTCGCTGGCCGAAGCGGCGGTCGCGCGGCTGCAGGCGACGCTCATCGCCGACCCGGAGACCGGCACGCCGGTCTGGGAGCAGGACCTCTACGGCCGCCGTGTGCGCTGGCTGGGTGCCGGCCACGGGCTGGCCGGCAACGTCTACCTGGCGCTGCGGGCGCGCCGTCTGGTGCCCGAGGCCGCGGTCGCGTCGCTGCTGGACGGCGCGTACACGACGCTGGCCGCGACCGCGCTGCGTGGTGAAGGCGAGCAGCGGGGCGCCTGGAACTGGCACCCGATGATCGACGCCGCGCGGGTCGCCGGCCGGCTGCCGCTGCTGCAGGACTGCCACGGCTCGCCCGGCATCCTCGCCCGGCTGGCCGACGCGCCGCGTACGCCCGAGTGGGACGAACTGCTGCTCGCCGCCGGCGAAGCGGTCTGGCTCGCCGGCCCGCTGAACAAGGGCCCGAGCCTGTGCCATGGCACGGCCGGCAACGCGCTCGCGCTGCTGCGCCTGGCCGAGCGCAGCGGCGACGATCGCTGGCGCGAACGTGGCCTGGCGATGCTGGCGCACGCCGCGGCCCAGGTCGAGACTGCGCGCGCTCACCACGGCCGCGGCCGGCCGTCCTTGTGGACCGGCGACCTGGGCGTCGCCTGGGTGCTGGCCGAGGCGCTGGCCGGGCGCGC